In Microbacterium sp. No. 7, the genomic window GTCGGGTCGAACCCGCAGTAGTACGTGATCGGCTCCCCCGCCAGCAGGGCGCGCAGCGCGTCCTGATCGGTCGACACGTGCACCAGGCCGCGCCACACGATCTCGTCCCAGACGTTGTCGAACGTCGGGTCGTTGGCGGGCGCCAGCGCACGCACGGGATCGGGGGCGTTCACGACGGTTTCAGACACGCGTTCCAGGCTAACGGATGCCGGCAGAGGCCCTATGGTCGTGGTCATGGGTGAATCCGAGACGCTCGGCGCGCTCGTCGCCGCGTACGCCGACCGGCAGATCGCGACGATCCTGGATGCCGACGAGCGGCTGCGGCGCGGCGACCTCGACGCGGTGCACCCCACACGGGTCGCGATCCGCCGGCTCCGCGCGACGCTGCGCACCTTCGCGGGCGTCCACCGCCGCAAGCCCGCGGCGAGGCTGGAGGCCGCGGTGCGCCGATGGGGCCTCGTGCTGGGCGCGCTGCGCGACCTGGAGGTGCTCGACGCCCGCCTCCTCGCCGATCTCGCCGAGCTCGGCGGCTCTCCGGCGTCGGCCGACGCCGCCCGACGCGTCATCCGCGACGAGATCGACGACCGGCTGCGCACGGCGTGGCAGGACACGCGCCACGAGCTGGCATCCGCAGAGCACGCGCGGCTGCGCGACCGGCTGGAGCGCTGGCGCGACGACCCGCCCGTGCGAAAGGATGCCGGCCTGCCCGCCCGCGAGGCGCGCAGCGCCGTCGACGCGGTCGGCCACACCCTGCGGAAGCGCCTCGACCGCGCCCTCGCGGCGAGCCGCGCGGGCGACCCGGGCGCCGCCGAGCTGCTGCACGACGCGCGCAAGGCCGGCAAGCGGCACCGCTACGCGGTCGAGCTCGCGCTGCCCGTGCTGGACGCCGACGGCGACGTGGCCGTCGAACGCGGCCGGGCCCTGCAGGACGCCCTCGGCGAGCTGCAGGACGCGCACGTCGCCCACGCCCTGCTCGACCGGCTCGCCGACGGCGCCGACGAGGTCGCGCGCCCCGCGCTCCGGGCGCTCGCCGACCGCGAGGCCGAGCGCGTGACCGACACGACCGCGCTCCTCCGGCACATCGACTGAGCCGTCCCCCCGACCGCGCCGACCGCAGCCGCGCCTACAGGCCG contains:
- a CDS encoding CHAD domain-containing protein — encoded protein: MGESETLGALVAAYADRQIATILDADERLRRGDLDAVHPTRVAIRRLRATLRTFAGVHRRKPAARLEAAVRRWGLVLGALRDLEVLDARLLADLAELGGSPASADAARRVIRDEIDDRLRTAWQDTRHELASAEHARLRDRLERWRDDPPVRKDAGLPAREARSAVDAVGHTLRKRLDRALAASRAGDPGAAELLHDARKAGKRHRYAVELALPVLDADGDVAVERGRALQDALGELQDAHVAHALLDRLADGADEVARPALRALADREAERVTDTTALLRHID